The Armatimonadota bacterium DNA window CACGCCAGACGGTCCGGCCATGGTCCCTGCCGGCGTGCTCCGGGTGGGGGACGAGATCTACACCGCGCGCCGCCTCCCCGTGGTCGAGCCCTGGCAGCCCACGGTCCTCGACCTCCTGGCGGCCTCACCCGAGGCCGACCGCCTCTTCGTCCACATGCGGAACGGGCTGGTGGCGGACACCCTGCGGGCCCGCTACGAGACGCTCCGCCGGGCGTCTGCGGTGCTGGGGCTGCCGTACGGTCGCGTGACGGCCGGTCGCGGCCACGCCTGCTTCTCGGTGGCTGACCTGACGGCCGTGGCCCGGGGGACGGGGACGGTGCTGGCCACCTTCCTGCCCGAGGTCGAGCGCATCACCGCCGGCACGCGTGAGGGCCTGCGGCTGGGGACGGCCGTCCTGACCGAAGAGCTGCTCTATGCCCTCGGCCTCGTCGCCGCCGACGGGTCGGTCTACGAGAACGCCGCCCGGGGCGCGTACTCCCTCTCCTTCGCCAACCGGGAGCCCGGTCTGGTGGACCGCTTCGTCAGGACGCTGCAGGCGCTCTTCCCGGGTCTCGCGGTGCACGTCCACCCCAACCAGGACGGGGTGCCCATGGCCCGGGTGAACAGCCGCACCCTGCTGGTCCTGGCCCGCGCGCTGGGGCTGCCCGAGGACCTGCGCCCGCTGATTCGCCTGCCCGAGTCGCTGATCGCGGCCTTCCTGCGGGGCTACTTCGACGGCAACGGGTCGTGCGTGCTCACCCGGACAGGCCGGGTCCGTCACCTCCAGCTCACCACCCGGAGCCGCGGCCGGGCCGCCCGGCTCCAGCTGCTGCTCCGCCGGCTCGGCATCGTGAGCCGGGTGCAGACGCGCCGTAACGTCGGCGGATCCGGGGACGTGACCGTCTGCGACGTCCTGGTCGAGGGGCGGGAGATGGAGACGTTCGCCCGCGTCGTCGGCGCGCACCACCCGGAGAAGCGCCGGCGCCTGGACCTGGCCGCGGGCGGCGCGCGCGCGGCCGCGGGCTTCGAGCTGGCCCCGCGCAGCTGCGGGAGGCTGCTGCGCCAGGTGCGTGAGCGGCACGGCGTCCGGGCGGCGACGCTCGGCCCCTCCAGCACGGTCGCCCAGGTGGAAGCCGGGACCCGGCGGACCTCGCGGGCGACGCTGCAGCGGTGGGTCGCCCGCCTGGCCGGGCAGGTGGGCCCCGAGGACCCTGAGCTGGCGCGGCTGCGCCGCCTCCTGGAGGAGGAGACGGTGCTCGACCGCATCGTGGCCATCGACCGCTGCCCGCCCTCGGACGGGCACGTCTACGACATCACGGTGCTGCCGGCCCACAACTTCGCCGTGGCCAACGGCCTCATCGTCTCGAACTGCGAGGCGCTCCGGGAGATCGGGGCGGCCCGCGAGGAGATCCCCGGCCGGCGCGGCTACCCCGGCTACATGTACACCGACCTGGCCACGATCTACGAGCGGGCCGGCCGCATCGAGGGGCGCAAGGGGACGGTGACGCAGCTGCCCATCCTGACGATGCCGGACGACGACATCACCCACCCCATCCCCGACCTCACCGGCTACATCACCGAGGGGCAGATCGTGCTCAGCCGGGCCCTGCACCGCAGCGGCATCTACCCGCCCATCAACCCCCTGCCCAGCCTCTCCCGGCTGATGAACGACGGCATCGGCAAGGGGCGCACGCGCGAGGACCACGCCAACGTCAAGGACCAGCTCTTCGCCTCTTACGCCAACGCCGTGGACCTGCGGCGGCTGGTGGCCATCATCGGCGAGGAGGCGCTCACCGAGCGGGACCGGCTCTACCTGAAGTTCGGCGAGCGGTTCGAGCGGGAGTTCCTGGGGCAGGGCAACACCGACCGCTCCATCGAGGAGACGCTGACGCTGGGGTGGAGGCTCCTCTCCATGTTCCCGAAGGAGGAGCTGAAGCGGATCAAGCAGGACCACGTGGACCGCTACTACTTCGGCGAGACCATGGAGAAGCTCTGGGAGGACCGGCGGCTGCCGCGCTGAGGTTCGCCCGGCGCCGCGCAAGCGGCGCCGGGGCGCGACGGCGCCCGCGACCGACCGGAGGGACGAGCGGAGCAGCGATGCCTGAGCTGATCAGTCCGACCCGCATGAACCTGCTGCAGCGGCGCAACCAGCTGCGCGTGGCGCAGCAGGGCGTCGACCTGCTGAAGCGCAAGCGCGACGCGCTGGTGGCCGACTTCTTCAAAGTCGTCCGGGAGGCGCTGGCCGCGCGCGAGCGGCTGGCCGCCGTGGCCCAGGACGCCTACGTCTTCCTCAGCCTGGCCAAGGCGGTGGAGGGGAAGCCGGCCCTCGAGGCGGCGGCCATGGCGGAGCGGCGGGCCCTGGCCGTCGACGTGGAGATCCGCAACGTCTGGGGGACGAAGATCCCGGAGGTCCGCGTGACCGGGGTGCGCCGCCCGGCGGCCGAGCACGCCCCCAACCCCGTGGCCACCAGCGCGCGCACCATGGAGACGACGGCCAAGTTCGAAGCGCTGCTGGACGCCATCTTCCAGGTGGCGATCACCGAGATCAAGCTCAGGAAGCTGGGCGAGGAGATCAAGAAGACCACCCGCCGGGTGAACGCGCTGGAGCAGGTCGTCGTCCCGCGCATCCGCGCCGAGATCCGCTACATCGCCGCGGTGCTGGAGCAGCGCGCCCGCGAGGACATCTTCCGGCTGAAGCGCATCAAGCGGAAGCTGGAGGCCCGGGAGGCGGGGGTGCCGGCGTAGGGGGATGGCCTCGGGCGCTCCTCCGCTCGTCCGGCCCGGCGCGGCCCGCTGGCCGCTGCTCCTGGCCGGGCTGTTCGCCGTGGCCGGCTTCCTCCTGGCTGCCCAGGTGCGCACGGAGCTGCTCATCCGCCGCCACCTGCAGGTGCCCGGCGTGCGCCTGGGGGAGCTCGGCGTGCGCCTCCAGGAGCTGGAGCACCGGCGGGCCGTGCTGGAGGCGGAGCTGGCCGAGCTGCGTGACCAGATCGCCGAGGCGGAGCGGGAGGCGGCGGTGGGCCAGTCCAGCCTGGCCCGGCAGAACCGGCGGGTGCGCGACCTGCGCGTGCTGGCGGGGCTCGTCCCGCTGGAGGGGCCGGGGGTGGCGGTGGAGCTGCGCGACAGCCCGCGCCCCATCCGGCCCGGCGAGGACCCCAACAAGACCATCCTCCACTACACCGACCTCCACGCCGTGGTGAACGACCTCTGGGCGGCGGGCGCCGACGCCGTGGCCATCAACGGCGAACGCCTCGTCGGGACCACCGGCATCAGCTGCGTGGGGACGACCATCCTGTGCAACACCAAGCGGCTGGCCCCGCCCTACCGGCTGGAGGCCATCGGCGACCCCGACGCGCTGGTGCGCTACCTGCGCCGCCCCGGGGGGCCGCTGGAGGTCCTGGAGGCCTTCGGCTTCCCGGTCCAGGTGACCCCGCAGGCACGGGTGCGGGTGCCGGCCTACCGCGGCATCCTGCACGTCACCTACGCCCGTCCCCAGGAGTAAGGTCACCCGGGCGGCCGGCGGAGGAAGGAGGGAGCGCGCATGTGGTTGCCGGTGATCGGGCTGATCGTGGGCATCCTCCTGGGGTTGCTGGTCTCCGTGGAGATCCCGCTGGCCTACGTGAAGTACACCGCCATCGCCATCCTGGCCGCCATCGACACGATCCTGGGCGGCGTGCGCAGCCAGCTGGAGGGACGCTTCGACCTGGGGATCTTCGTCTCGGGCTTCGTCATCAACGCCGGCTTCGCCGCCTTCCTGGCCGGGCTGGGCGACCTGCTGGGGCTGGACCTCTACCTGGGCGCGGTCATCGCCTTCAGCATCCGCATCTTCGACAACGCCGGCTTCATCCGGCGGGACCTGCTCGACGCCTACCTGCGGCGGCCGCGCGGGACGGGCCCGGTGTCGGGGTAAACGAGACGGTGACAGCGCCCGGCGGCCAGCGCCGGGCGGTAGGAGGGGAGAGCATGGTCCGGGTGGGGATCAACGGCTTCGGCCGCATCGGCCGGCAGGCCCTGCGGGCGATCCGCGAGCGGGCCGCCGACACGGTGCAGGTCGTCGCCCTCAACGACATCGCCGACCCGCAGATGAACGCCTACCTCTTCGCCCACGACTCCAACTACGGCGCCTATCCGGGGACGGTGGCGGTGCGCGACGGGGAGCTGGTGGTGGACGGCCAGGCCATCCGGGTCTTCCAGGAGCGCGAGCCCGCGCGCATCCCCTGGCGGGACGCCGGGGTGGAGCTGGTCATCGAGTCCACCGGCCGGTTCACGAAGGCCGAGGCGGCGCGCGGCCACCTGACCGGCGGCGCCCGCAAGGTGGTCATCACCGCGCCGGCCAGGGGCGAGGACATCACCCTGAACATGGGCGTGAACCACGAGGCCTACGACCCGGCCCGCCACACCATCGTCAGCAACGGTTCCTGCACGACCAACGCCCTGGCGGTCACGGCCAAGGTCCTCAGCCGCGAGTACGGCATCCGGCGCGGCCTGATGACCACGGTCCACTCCTACACCAACACCCAGCGCATCCTGGACGTCGTCGGCGAGTCCTTCCGCGAGTCGCGGGCGGCCGCGCTGAACATCATCCCCGCGCCCACCGGGGCGGCCCGGGCGATCTTCCTGGTCCTGCCCGAGCTGCAGGGGAAGATGGACGCCATCGCCATGCGCGTGCCCACGCCCACCGTCTCCATCGTCGACCTGGTCTGTGAGCTGGAACGGCCGGCGGGCGACCGCGACGCCCTCAACGCCACCTTCCGGCGGTGGAGCGAGGAACCGCTGCGCGGGATCCTCGGCTACACCGAGGAGGAGCTGGTCTCCATGGACTTCAAGGGCAACCCCTACTCGGGCGTCGTCGACGCGGGGTTGACCACGGTGCTGGGCGGCAACCTGGTGAAGGTCTTCACCTGGTACGATAACGAGTGGGGCTACGCCTGCCGCGTGGCCGACCTGGTGAAGTACATGGCGCAGCGGGGCCTGTAGGACCGACGGCGGTGCGGAGAGGGCGGGGGGCGGCTCCTCCGCCCTCTCCGTGTGTCCGGGCCCCGGTGCCAGGAGGGCGCATGGCGAAGCAGACCATCCGGGACGTGGCGGTGGACGGACGCCGGGTCCTCGTGCGCGTGGACTTCAACGTCCCGCTGGAGGACGGCCGGATCACCGACGACCTACGCATCCGCGCGGCCCTGCCCACCATCCGCTACCTGCTCGAGCGCGGCGCCCGCGTCATCCTCTGCTCCCACCTGGGGCGCCCGCGCGGCCGGCCTGATCCGGCGCTGCGCCTGGCCCCCGTGGCGCAGCGGCTCGGCGAGCTGCTGGGGCAGCCCGTCCACACGGTGGAGGCAGTGGTCGGCCCCGAGGTAGAGGCGGCGGTGGCGCGGCTCGAGCGGGGCGAGGTCCTGCTGCTGGGGAACCTGCGCTTCCACCCGGGCGAGGAGGCCAACGACGACGCCTTTGCCCGCCAGCTGGCCGCGCTGGCCGACCTCTACGTGAACGACGCCTTCGGCGCGGCCCACCGGGCCCACGCCAGCACGGTGGGGGTGGCCCGGTACCTGCCGGCGGTGGCGGGGCTCCTCATGGAGAAGGAGCTGGCCTACCTGGGGCGTGTGCTCGACGACCCGGTCCGGCCCTTCGCGGCCATCCTGGGCGGGAAGAAGGTCTCCG harbors:
- a CDS encoding V-type ATP synthase subunit B translates to MELAVKRYQSISYISGPLLFVEGARDLAYGAIVNIHLPDGSVRSGQVIEVSDRHAVIQVFEETTGLDVARTAVSLLEDVARFGVSREIIGRRFNGRGEPIDGLPPIIPERRLPIIGAPINPVARLRPQEFIQTGISAIDGLNTLVRGQKLPIFSGAGLPHNEIAAQIARQAKVLGQEEEFNVVFAAMGITQREAAYFIEQFESTGALARSVVFLNLADDPAIERLMTPRLALTAAEYLAYELGAHVLVVLTDMTNYCLDGAQEVLLADGRIVAARELVERPEGAAVVSLHEGRVVPGTVTRTFRLPAPPELVRLRTRSGAELRVTADHKILVDTPDGPAMVPAGVLRVGDEIYTARRLPVVEPWQPTVLDLLAASPEADRLFVHMRNGLVADTLRARYETLRRASAVLGLPYGRVTAGRGHACFSVADLTAVARGTGTVLATFLPEVERITAGTREGLRLGTAVLTEELLYALGLVAADGSVYENAARGAYSLSFANREPGLVDRFVRTLQALFPGLAVHVHPNQDGVPMARVNSRTLLVLARALGLPEDLRPLIRLPESLIAAFLRGYFDGNGSCVLTRTGRVRHLQLTTRSRGRAARLQLLLRRLGIVSRVQTRRNVGGSGDVTVCDVLVEGREMETFARVVGAHHPEKRRRLDLAAGGARAAAGFELAPRSCGRLLRQVRERHGVRAATLGPSSTVAQVEAGTRRTSRATLQRWVARLAGQVGPEDPELARLRRLLEEETVLDRIVAIDRCPPSDGHVYDITVLPAHNFAVANGLIVSNCEALREIGAAREEIPGRRGYPGYMYTDLATIYERAGRIEGRKGTVTQLPILTMPDDDITHPIPDLTGYITEGQIVLSRALHRSGIYPPINPLPSLSRLMNDGIGKGRTREDHANVKDQLFASYANAVDLRRLVAIIGEEALTERDRLYLKFGERFEREFLGQGNTDRSIEETLTLGWRLLSMFPKEELKRIKQDHVDRYYFGETMEKLWEDRRLPR
- a CDS encoding V-type ATP synthase subunit D encodes the protein MPELISPTRMNLLQRRNQLRVAQQGVDLLKRKRDALVADFFKVVREALAARERLAAVAQDAYVFLSLAKAVEGKPALEAAAMAERRALAVDVEIRNVWGTKIPEVRVTGVRRPAAEHAPNPVATSARTMETTAKFEALLDAIFQVAITEIKLRKLGEEIKKTTRRVNALEQVVVPRIRAEIRYIAAVLEQRAREDIFRLKRIKRKLEAREAGVPA
- a CDS encoding DUF881 domain-containing protein gives rise to the protein MASGAPPLVRPGAARWPLLLAGLFAVAGFLLAAQVRTELLIRRHLQVPGVRLGELGVRLQELEHRRAVLEAELAELRDQIAEAEREAAVGQSSLARQNRRVRDLRVLAGLVPLEGPGVAVELRDSPRPIRPGEDPNKTILHYTDLHAVVNDLWAAGADAVAINGERLVGTTGISCVGTTILCNTKRLAPPYRLEAIGDPDALVRYLRRPGGPLEVLEAFGFPVQVTPQARVRVPAYRGILHVTYARPQE
- a CDS encoding small basic family protein, with the translated sequence MWLPVIGLIVGILLGLLVSVEIPLAYVKYTAIAILAAIDTILGGVRSQLEGRFDLGIFVSGFVINAGFAAFLAGLGDLLGLDLYLGAVIAFSIRIFDNAGFIRRDLLDAYLRRPRGTGPVSG
- the gap gene encoding type I glyceraldehyde-3-phosphate dehydrogenase, with amino-acid sequence MVRVGINGFGRIGRQALRAIRERAADTVQVVALNDIADPQMNAYLFAHDSNYGAYPGTVAVRDGELVVDGQAIRVFQEREPARIPWRDAGVELVIESTGRFTKAEAARGHLTGGARKVVITAPARGEDITLNMGVNHEAYDPARHTIVSNGSCTTNALAVTAKVLSREYGIRRGLMTTVHSYTNTQRILDVVGESFRESRAAALNIIPAPTGAARAIFLVLPELQGKMDAIAMRVPTPTVSIVDLVCELERPAGDRDALNATFRRWSEEPLRGILGYTEEELVSMDFKGNPYSGVVDAGLTTVLGGNLVKVFTWYDNEWGYACRVADLVKYMAQRGL
- a CDS encoding phosphoglycerate kinase gives rise to the protein MAKQTIRDVAVDGRRVLVRVDFNVPLEDGRITDDLRIRAALPTIRYLLERGARVILCSHLGRPRGRPDPALRLAPVAQRLGELLGQPVHTVEAVVGPEVEAAVARLERGEVLLLGNLRFHPGEEANDDAFARQLAALADLYVNDAFGAAHRAHASTVGVARYLPAVAGLLMEKELAYLGRVLDDPVRPFAAILGGKKVSDKIPVIRHLLTRADALLLGGAMTYTFLKARGLEVGKSLWEPEMVPLARELMEEAQRREVRLELPVDVVVAPAADPGVPHQVVPVEAIPPEQMGLDIGPRTRERFAAVVERAGTVVWNGPMGVFEVPPFDAGTRTVAEAMARSQAITVVGGGDSAAAVRRLGLEERMTHVSTGGGAALEFLEGRVLPGVAVLQDRP